The following coding sequences lie in one Lelliottia jeotgali genomic window:
- a CDS encoding Single-stranded-DNA-specific exonuclease RecJ, with the protein MKANTTLRRREVDESVDLPADLSPLLRRLYAGRGVRAATELERSVKGMLPWQQLSGIEKATEILYDALREGTRIVVVGDFDADGATSTALSVLSLRALGCDNVTYLVPNRFEDGYGLSPEVVDQAHARGAQLILTVDNGISSHSGVDRAHQLGIPVVVTDHHLPGDTLPAAEAIINPNLRDCDFPSKSLAGVGVAFYLMLALRALLRDKGWFEARGIAVPNLAEYLDLVALGTVADVVPLDTNNRILTWQGLGRIRAGKCRPGIKALLEISNRDPLKLAASDLGFALGPRLNAAGRLDDMSVGVALLLCDNIGEARVLANELDALNQTRKEIEQGMQAEALTLCEKLERSTDTLPGGLAMYHPEWHQGVVGILASRIKERFHRPVIAFAPAGDGTLKGSGRSIQGLHMRDALERLDTLYPGLMIKFGGHAMAAGLSLEEAKFDEFQRLFSELVTDWLDPALLQGEVVSDGALSGAEMTMEVAQMLRDAGPWGQMFPEPLFDGRFRLLQQRLVGERHLKVMVEPVNGGPLLDGIAFNVDTAIWPDSGVREVELAYKLDINEFRGNRSLQIIIDHIWPI; encoded by the coding sequence GTGAAAGCCAACACAACATTACGCCGCCGCGAGGTGGATGAAAGCGTTGATTTACCTGCCGATCTATCTCCGCTCCTGCGCCGTTTATACGCCGGGCGCGGCGTTCGCGCGGCCACAGAGCTGGAGCGCAGCGTCAAAGGGATGCTGCCCTGGCAGCAGCTCAGTGGCATCGAAAAAGCGACGGAAATTCTCTATGACGCACTGCGCGAAGGGACGCGGATTGTCGTAGTCGGTGATTTCGACGCCGATGGCGCGACCAGCACCGCTCTAAGCGTCCTCAGCCTGCGCGCGTTGGGCTGCGATAACGTCACCTATCTGGTGCCGAACCGTTTTGAAGACGGTTACGGCCTCAGCCCGGAAGTGGTCGATCAAGCTCACGCTCGCGGGGCGCAGTTGATCCTGACGGTTGATAACGGGATCTCATCTCATTCTGGCGTCGATCGGGCGCATCAGCTTGGGATCCCGGTCGTGGTCACCGATCACCATTTGCCCGGCGACACGCTGCCAGCGGCTGAAGCCATCATTAACCCGAACCTGCGCGACTGCGATTTCCCCTCGAAATCGCTTGCGGGCGTAGGCGTAGCGTTTTATCTGATGCTGGCCCTGCGTGCGTTGCTGCGCGATAAAGGCTGGTTCGAGGCGCGCGGAATTGCAGTTCCTAATCTTGCCGAATATCTCGATTTAGTCGCGCTCGGCACGGTGGCAGACGTGGTGCCACTCGACACTAATAACCGCATTCTGACCTGGCAAGGGCTGGGCAGGATTCGTGCGGGGAAATGCCGTCCGGGGATTAAAGCGCTGCTCGAAATCTCTAATCGTGACCCGCTTAAACTCGCGGCAAGTGACCTCGGGTTTGCCCTTGGCCCGCGTCTCAATGCGGCAGGGCGACTGGATGATATGTCCGTCGGGGTGGCGCTGCTGCTCTGCGACAATATCGGCGAAGCCCGCGTGTTAGCCAATGAACTCGACGCGCTGAATCAGACGCGCAAGGAGATCGAGCAAGGGATGCAGGCTGAAGCCCTGACTCTGTGCGAAAAACTTGAGCGCAGCACCGACACGCTGCCAGGCGGCCTGGCGATGTACCACCCGGAGTGGCATCAGGGCGTGGTCGGGATTCTGGCGTCGCGCATCAAAGAGCGTTTTCACCGTCCGGTGATTGCCTTTGCCCCGGCGGGCGACGGTACGCTTAAAGGCTCGGGTCGTTCCATTCAAGGGCTGCACATGCGCGATGCACTGGAGCGTCTGGACACACTCTATCCTGGGCTGATGATCAAATTCGGCGGCCACGCGATGGCGGCTGGTTTATCACTAGAAGAGGCGAAATTCGACGAGTTTCAGCGGCTTTTCAGCGAGCTGGTTACCGACTGGCTGGACCCGGCGTTACTGCAGGGCGAAGTGGTCTCTGATGGCGCGCTGTCTGGCGCGGAGATGACGATGGAAGTCGCGCAGATGCTGCGCGATGCCGGTCCGTGGGGGCAGATGTTTCCGGAGCCGCTGTTCGACGGTCGATTCCGCCTGCTGCAACAGCGTCTGGTGGGTGAGCGTCACCTGAAGGTGATGGTCGAGCCGGTGAACGGTGGCCCGCTGCTGGATGGAATCGCCTTTAACGTCGACACCGCCATCTGGCCGGATAGCGGTGTGCGTGAAGTTGAACTGGCCTACAAACTGGATATTAACGAGTTTCGCGGTAATCGCAGTTTGCAGATTATCATCGATCATATCTGGCCAATTTAG
- a CDS encoding bifunctional protein-disulfide isomerase-oxidoreductase DsbC gives MKKSLVLFSLLAASFTGFAHADDAAIKQSLAKLGVASTDIQPAPVAGMKTVLTNSGVLYVTEDGKHFIQGPMYDVSGAQPVNVTNQLLMKNLNALEKEMIVYKAAQEKHVITVFTDITCGYCHKLHEEMKDYNALGITVRYLAFPRAGVQSQPEQDMKAIWCAKDRNKAFNDAMNGKGVKPASCDIDIANHYALGVQFGVTGTPAIVLNNGYVVPGYQGPKEMKEFLDAHQKQTGGK, from the coding sequence ATGAAAAAATCTTTAGTGCTGTTCTCCCTGCTGGCCGCTTCTTTTACCGGTTTTGCCCATGCAGATGATGCTGCGATCAAACAATCGCTGGCGAAACTCGGCGTGGCCAGTACGGATATTCAGCCAGCACCGGTTGCCGGAATGAAAACCGTGCTGACCAACAGCGGCGTGTTGTATGTCACTGAAGACGGCAAGCACTTCATTCAAGGCCCGATGTACGATGTCAGCGGCGCGCAACCGGTGAACGTGACTAACCAGCTGCTGATGAAAAACCTGAACGCGCTGGAAAAAGAGATGATCGTCTACAAAGCAGCGCAGGAAAAACACGTGATTACGGTGTTCACCGATATCACCTGCGGCTACTGCCACAAGCTGCATGAAGAGATGAAAGACTACAACGCGCTCGGAATCACCGTGCGTTATCTGGCGTTCCCACGTGCGGGCGTGCAGAGCCAGCCAGAGCAGGACATGAAAGCCATCTGGTGTGCCAAAGACCGCAATAAAGCCTTTAATGACGCGATGAACGGCAAGGGCGTGAAACCCGCCTCCTGCGATATCGACATTGCCAATCATTATGCGCTGGGCGTGCAGTTTGGTGTGACTGGTACTCCGGCGATTGTGCTGAACAACGGCTACGTCGTGCCGGGCTACCAGGGGCCGAAAGAGATGAAAGAGTTCCTCGACGCGCACCAGAAACAGACTGGCGGTAAATAA
- a CDS encoding Tyrosine recombinase XerD, which produces MADGRITGADVEKDLALIEQFLDALWLEKNLAENTLSAYRRDLTMLVEWLDHRDLSLEQAQSDDLQALLAERMDGGYKATSSARLLSAMRRLFQHMYREKLRADDPSALLASPKLPQRLPKDLSEAQVDRLLQSPAVDLPLELRDKAMLEVLYATGLRVSELVGLTMSDISLRQGVVRVIGKGNKERLVPLGEEAVYWVENYLEHGRPWLLNGVSIDVLFPSQRAQQMTRQTFWHRIKHYATLAGIDSEKLSPHVLRHAFATHLLNHGADLRVVQMLLGHSDLSTTQIYTHVATERLRQLHQQHHPRA; this is translated from the coding sequence ATGGCCGATGGCAGAATCACAGGAGCAGACGTGGAAAAGGATCTCGCCCTCATCGAACAATTTCTCGATGCGCTGTGGCTGGAAAAGAATCTGGCGGAGAATACGCTCAGCGCTTACCGACGCGATTTGACCATGCTGGTGGAGTGGCTCGACCATCGAGACTTGTCTCTGGAACAGGCGCAAAGCGACGATCTGCAGGCACTGCTGGCCGAACGCATGGACGGCGGCTATAAAGCCACCAGTTCCGCGCGCTTGCTGAGCGCAATGCGTCGGCTGTTCCAGCATATGTATCGTGAGAAGCTTCGCGCTGACGATCCCAGCGCACTGCTGGCGTCGCCTAAGCTGCCGCAGCGTTTGCCGAAAGATCTCAGCGAAGCGCAGGTCGATCGCCTGTTGCAGTCCCCGGCGGTTGACCTGCCGCTGGAGTTACGCGATAAAGCCATGCTTGAAGTGTTGTATGCCACCGGGCTGCGCGTGTCGGAACTGGTCGGTTTGACGATGAGCGACATCAGCCTGCGTCAGGGCGTGGTGCGGGTGATTGGTAAAGGGAATAAGGAACGGCTGGTGCCGCTTGGCGAAGAGGCGGTGTACTGGGTTGAGAATTACCTGGAACACGGAAGACCGTGGCTGCTGAACGGCGTATCGATTGATGTGCTGTTCCCGAGCCAGCGCGCGCAGCAGATGACGCGACAAACCTTCTGGCATCGCATTAAACATTACGCCACACTGGCGGGCATCGACAGTGAAAAACTTTCGCCGCACGTTCTGCGTCACGCCTTTGCGACGCATCTTCTGAATCATGGCGCCGATTTGCGCGTGGTGCAGATGCTACTTGGGCACAGCGATCTTTCGACGACGCAAATCTACACTCATGTAGCAACAGAACGCTTGCGACAGCTACACCAACAGCACCACCCACGAGCGTGA
- a CDS encoding Flavodoxin 2, translating into MNIGLFYGSSTCYTEMAAEKIRDIIGPELVTLHNLKDDAPTEMEQYDVLILGIPTWDFGELQEDWEAIWDQLDSLNLEGKIIALYGMGDQLGYGEWFLDALGMLHDKLAPKGVTFIGYWPTEGYEFTSQKPIIADGQLFVGLALDETNQYDLSEERLQNWCEQILGEMAEKFS; encoded by the coding sequence ATGAATATTGGTCTGTTTTATGGTTCCAGCACCTGCTACACCGAGATGGCCGCGGAGAAAATTCGCGACATTATTGGCCCGGAACTGGTGACTCTGCACAATCTGAAAGACGACGCGCCCACAGAGATGGAGCAGTACGACGTTCTGATTCTTGGCATTCCGACCTGGGATTTTGGTGAATTACAGGAAGACTGGGAAGCCATCTGGGATCAGCTGGACTCGCTTAATCTTGAAGGCAAAATCATTGCGCTGTACGGCATGGGCGACCAGCTGGGTTATGGCGAATGGTTCCTCGACGCGCTCGGTATGCTGCACGATAAACTCGCCCCGAAAGGCGTCACCTTTATCGGCTACTGGCCGACAGAAGGCTACGAATTTACAAGTCAAAAACCGATCATCGCGGATGGCCAGCTGTTTGTCGGACTGGCGCTGGATGAAACCAACCAGTACGACTTAAGCGAAGAGCGCCTACAAAACTGGTGCGAGCAAATTCTGGGCGAAATGGCGGAAAAATTTAGTTAA
- a CDS encoding membrane protein: protein MVLWQSDLRVSWRSQWMSLLLHGIVAAFILLMPWPLSYTPLWMLLLSLVVFDSVRSQRRINSRQGEIKLLMDSRLRWQGTEWEIVGTPWMLNSGMMFRLRKEEGARCQHLWLSADSMDANEWRDLRRMVMQQQPTP from the coding sequence TCCTGTGGCAATCTGATCTGCGCGTCTCGTGGCGCTCACAGTGGATGTCTCTTTTGCTCCACGGCATTGTCGCAGCTTTTATTTTGCTGATGCCGTGGCCTCTTAGCTATACGCCGCTCTGGATGCTGTTACTGTCGCTAGTGGTGTTCGACAGCGTGCGCAGCCAGCGACGTATCAATTCCCGTCAGGGTGAAATCAAACTGCTGATGGATTCGCGCTTGCGCTGGCAGGGCACAGAGTGGGAGATCGTCGGCACGCCCTGGATGTTAAACTCGGGGATGATGTTCCGTCTGCGCAAAGAGGAAGGGGCACGTTGCCAGCATTTGTGGCTGTCAGCAGACAGTATGGATGCGAACGAGTGGCGAGATTTGCGTCGGATGGTGATGCAGCAACAGCCGACGCCGTGA